One Glycine max cultivar Williams 82 chromosome 3, Glycine_max_v4.0, whole genome shotgun sequence DNA window includes the following coding sequences:
- the LOC100797951 gene encoding uncharacterized protein, giving the protein MLQVESLVSACAGGSSDRKIACETLSDNVHPTDPPEPHPDSPPESFWLSRDEEYDWWDRNAVYERKESTKASNNNSTNLNPAINSNNNSQRFSLNFKSKASTIIGLPKPQKTSFVDAKNRRNHNKPSNIRLFPKRSVSVGKSESGFVEPSSPKVSCMGRVRSKRDRNRKLRSSRKSSPNTDAKEKPNRNGKKYGFFESFRSIFRSGRKDKSDRKKTDLLATDSNIETKSGAINYSSRARHSTSSLNEVSLEEPVSRNSVSESEPPGLGGMMRFASGRRSESWGVGDSEGHVAHSIGRS; this is encoded by the coding sequence ATGCTACAGGTGGAATCACTGGTTTCAGCTTGCGCCGGCGGATCCAGCGATCGGAAAATCGCCTGCGAGACCCTGTCCGACAACGTCCACCCCACGGATCCGCCGGAGCCCCACCCGGATTCCCCGCCGGAGTCGTTCTGGCTCTCGAGAGACGAGGAATACGACTGGTGGGACCGCAACGCCGTTTACGAGCGCAAAGAATCCACCAAGGCCAGTAATAATAATTCAACAAACCTAAACCCTGCCATCAACTCCAACAACAACTCCCAGCGTTTCTCTCTCAATTTCAAGTCCAAGGCTTCCACCATCATTGGCTTACCTAAGCCGCAGAAAACCTCCTTCGTCGACGCCAAGAACCGCCGCAACCACAACAAGCCCAGTAACATCAGGCTGTTCCCCAAACGCAGCGTTTCGGTCGGAAAATCGGAGTCTGGATTCGTTGAACCGTCTTCGCCCAAAGTCTCTTGCATGGGAAGAGTCAGATCTAAACGGGATCGAAATCGTAAGTTGAGAAGTTCACGAAAGTCTTCCCCCAACACAGACGCCAAAGAAAAACCAAATAGAAACGGAAAGAAATATggtttttttgaaagttttCGTTCTATTTTCCGGTCCGGTCGAAAAGATAAATCGGACCGGAAAAAAACCGATCTTCTGGCCACGGACTCAAATATTGAGACGAAGAGCGGTGCCATTAACTACTCGTCTAGAGCGCGGCACAGCACGTCGAGCTTGAACGAGGTGTCGTTGGAGGAGCCAGTCTCGCGAAACAGCGTGTCGGAGAGTGAACCGCCCGGTTTGGGTGGCATGATGCGGTTCGCGTCTGGGAGAAGGTCTGAGTCGTGGGGAGTGGGTGATTCCGAAGGCCACGTGGCACATAGTATTGGAAGAAGCTAA